ACAGTTGAAGGTTCTGTAAAAGAACTGGATCTAAGCAGATTGAATTCAGGGTTGTATTTTGTGACTCTTTACTTTAAAGATGGATCTCATTCTACTGTAAAAACCATCAAGAAATAATTTTTTTAGTGTAAATAAAGTGGAGCGGCGGTACATTCTTGTATCGCTGCTTTTTTTGGTAAATAAGCATGATACTGGAAGGAGAAAGTCTCTAAAGTCTTGAAATGATGAATCCAACTTCCTATCTAATAATCAATATTTTTTCTTAATTTAAACTTTTAAAACTCACTGAAAATGCAAATTTTATCCACCTCTGTAGAAGACTATATTTCAAAGATCCCTGAGGAAAGACGAGAGAGCTTCAAAAAGCTTTTTGATGCAATTAAAATTAACCTTCCCAAAGGTTTTGAAGAAGCAACCAATTATGGAATGATAGGCTGGGTAGTACCGTTGAAAACCTATCCGGCAGGATACCATTGTGCTCCCAACACTCCTTTGCCATTTATTAATCTGGCCTCACAAAAGAATTTTATAGCATTATATCACATGGGATTGTATTCCAGACCGGAGCTTTTGGATTGGTTTGTGGCAGAATATCCTAAATATTCCAAAAGAAAACTTGACATGGGGAAATCTTGTGTACGTTTCAAAAAAACGGAAGATATTCCGTTTGAATTAATTGCTGAGCTGAGTGGAAAAATGACGGTAGAAGATTGGATTGGAATTTATGAATCACAGTATAAAAGGTAATGAGGAGAAGATGGGAAGCTGGAAGAAGGAAGTTCTTGTAGTTTTACTGACATCTTCTAGTCTTTTGATAGTAAAATCTTTCATCTTAAAAAATAGCCCTGAATCATACAGATCTCAGGGCTTTTTTTGAATGAGGAAGACTAATGTCATTTGGTTTATATTGTTGAGGAAAGGAAGCTGGAGGAGGGGAGTTGGAAGTATTTTTGTGTTACTGACTTCTTTCAGTCTTTTGATGGAAAATATTCTCAATTTTGAAAGGTTAATTAATAGGTGTTCGAGTTATTTTCCGACTTGATCAGCTTCCATATTCTTGCATCCAACTTCCCATCTCTTAAAAATTAATATCCCAGATTCCTGCTCTGCGTTCAAGTTCGATCAAAGCTGTTGCATTATCTGCAAGAGCCTGATAATAATCTTTTCTTACTCCATTGTAGGTTCTTTGAGCATTAAGGACTTCGAGAATGGAACTTTCTCCCCTTTTGTAACTATAGGTAATGCCTTCCAATATGCTTTTTGCTTCCGTAAGCATTCCGTTATGAAATTGTTTTACCTGTTTTTGAGTGGCCATATATTGTTGATAGGCTTGCATTACTTCGGCTTGTATTCCCTGTTCTATCTGATGATATTCAAGTTCTGCCTGAGAATGTGCCATTTCAGCTATTTTTACGCCTGCATTTCTTCTGTTAGAAAATTTTAAAGGGATGCTAAGCCCTAGTTTTACTGCATTTACCGTTGGGGAAGGAGCAATTTCATTCGTTGCTTCAGTGTGGCGCTCTGCTCCGGCATTGATTCCAAGGTCTATTTTTCGGTTTGCTTTTTCAAGATTGATCTGCCTTTTGGCAACTTGTGTATTCTGTTTAGCTGCCAGTAGATCTGCCCTTGTATTTAATGCCTGAATCAGAAGATCATCAATATTAAAATCTCTGTTAAAGGCATTAAAATCTCCGGCGATCTCTCTATTTGTTATTTTACCATCATTGAGAAATACAGCTAGCCCAGTCAATGCTTGTAGTTCTGCACTTTCAGCCTGGTATACCTCGTTGAGAAGAGAAGCCGCTTCCAGCTTACTTTGTTTTGAAGTAACTAAAGAAATTGTTCCTAATCGATATCGGATACTGTCTGACTTGGCAAGCTGCAGGATGTTTTTATAAGAATCCTGTTGTACTTCTAGAATGGCTTTAGATTTTAAAGCATCTACATATCCTAAGCTAGCGTCAGCCCGTAGATTTCTGAAAAAATCCTGCAATTGAATTTTACTTAATTCTGATTGATCTTTAGCCAGGTTTATTCTTGCTTTTCTTTTACCACCTAATTCTAATGTCCAACCCAAAGATGCTCCGTATACATATCCCATATTCTTTGCAACGCCATTGTTGGTGGTTTCCATCTCCAATTGCGGATCGGGAAACATACTTGCCGTTTGAATTGCAGCTTCAGCCATACCTATATTGTATTTTTGAGCGGCATATCCCAGATTTTTCTTTCCGACAAGACTCAGATATTCCTCAAAATTCAGAATTTCCTTTTCTTGTGCCTTTACCTTATTGGTTACGCTGAGTAATAAGGTCACTATTATGATAAAGTGAACTCTAATTTTCATATGT
This is a stretch of genomic DNA from Chryseobacterium tructae. It encodes these proteins:
- a CDS encoding DUF1801 domain-containing protein; protein product: MQILSTSVEDYISKIPEERRESFKKLFDAIKINLPKGFEEATNYGMIGWVVPLKTYPAGYHCAPNTPLPFINLASQKNFIALYHMGLYSRPELLDWFVAEYPKYSKRKLDMGKSCVRFKKTEDIPFELIAELSGKMTVEDWIGIYESQYKR
- a CDS encoding TolC family protein, with translation MKHLHMKIRVHFIIIVTLLLSVTNKVKAQEKEILNFEEYLSLVGKKNLGYAAQKYNIGMAEAAIQTASMFPDPQLEMETTNNGVAKNMGYVYGASLGWTLELGGKRKARINLAKDQSELSKIQLQDFFRNLRADASLGYVDALKSKAILEVQQDSYKNILQLAKSDSIRYRLGTISLVTSKQSKLEAASLLNEVYQAESAELQALTGLAVFLNDGKITNREIAGDFNAFNRDFNIDDLLIQALNTRADLLAAKQNTQVAKRQINLEKANRKIDLGINAGAERHTEATNEIAPSPTVNAVKLGLSIPLKFSNRRNAGVKIAEMAHSQAELEYHQIEQGIQAEVMQAYQQYMATQKQVKQFHNGMLTEAKSILEGITYSYKRGESSILEVLNAQRTYNGVRKDYYQALADNATALIELERRAGIWDINF